From the genome of Scytonema hofmannii PCC 7110, one region includes:
- a CDS encoding response regulator — MTKDKDSTDKGAILIVDDTPTNLEILFDLLSNSGFTVLIAEDGESAIERAEYAPPDLILLDILMPGMDGFETCRRLKANSSTKDIPIIFMTALSEALDKVKGLSLGAVDYITKPLMHEEVLARIELHLRLRNLTKTLQQQNLRLEEEISERKQAEQKIHEQAALLDITTDAILVRGLNNEIHYWNKGAEQLYGWTAVEVIGKNANELLYQIETLPQLQEIKKKLTESGTWQGELNQVHKKGQRLIVASRWTLIRDKDGQPKSILIVNTDITEKKQLESQLLRAQRLESIGTLAGGIAHDLNNIFTPILASAQLLQMKLPHLDERNLQVLKIIENNTRRGAALVKQVLQFARGVEGKRTIVQIGSLFLEIEQIVRETFPKSIEFYTSVKPDLWAVFGDATHLHQVLMNLIVNARDAMPDGGILSFTAENQFIDEHYARIHLEASVGPYVAIAVTDTGIGMSSEIADRIFEPFFTTKEFGKGTGLGLSTVRGIIKSHSGFVTVDSKIGEGTEFKVFLPAVAVTATPLVEDLELPKGNGELILVVDDEINILETTKISLEAYNYKVLTAGNGIDAIALYAQHKHEINLVLVDMMMPLMDGAVTIRTIQKLNSNAVIVAVSGLSGDKLAGTTGVKAFISKPYLAEELLQTLHSVLCHKSSLSISYKNSYDRSP, encoded by the coding sequence ATGACAAAGGACAAAGATTCAACTGATAAGGGTGCGATCTTAATTGTCGATGACACACCCACTAATTTAGAAATACTGTTTGATTTACTATCCAACTCTGGATTTACGGTTTTGATTGCTGAAGATGGTGAGAGTGCTATCGAAAGAGCAGAGTATGCTCCACCCGATCTCATTCTCTTAGACATCCTTATGCCAGGAATGGATGGCTTTGAAACTTGCCGTCGTTTAAAAGCCAATTCATCAACAAAAGACATTCCTATAATTTTTATGACTGCACTGTCTGAAGCACTAGATAAGGTCAAAGGTTTGAGCCTTGGTGCGGTGGATTACATCACTAAACCGCTCATGCATGAAGAGGTTTTAGCCCGGATCGAACTCCATTTAAGACTTCGGAATCTAACGAAGACACTTCAGCAGCAAAATTTGCGTTTGGAAGAAGAAATTTCTGAGCGCAAACAAGCAGAACAGAAAATTCACGAACAAGCTGCTTTGTTGGATATCACCACAGATGCAATTCTGGTTCGAGGCTTAAATAATGAAATTCATTATTGGAACAAAGGTGCAGAACAGTTGTACGGGTGGACAGCAGTAGAAGTAATAGGTAAAAATGCCAATGAGCTTTTGTATCAAATAGAAACTTTACCTCAACTTCAAGAAATTAAAAAAAAACTAACTGAAAGTGGCACTTGGCAAGGTGAATTAAATCAGGTTCATAAAAAAGGTCAACGCCTTATTGTTGCTAGCCGTTGGACGCTGATACGCGATAAAGATGGGCAACCCAAGTCGATTCTTATAGTTAACACTGACATCACAGAGAAAAAACAACTAGAAAGCCAATTGTTACGCGCTCAAAGACTGGAAAGCATTGGAACGCTTGCAGGTGGTATTGCCCACGACCTGAATAATATATTTACTCCCATCTTAGCTTCAGCACAACTGCTACAGATGAAACTGCCCCATCTTGATGAGCGGAACCTGCAAGTCCTAAAAATTATCGAAAATAACACCAGACGAGGTGCAGCGTTGGTCAAACAAGTGCTGCAATTTGCACGCGGAGTTGAAGGCAAGCGTACAATTGTGCAAATTGGCTCTTTGTTCTTGGAAATTGAGCAGATCGTTCGAGAAACGTTTCCCAAATCTATTGAATTTTATACAAGCGTAAAACCAGACCTTTGGGCTGTTTTTGGGGATGCAACACACCTGCATCAAGTTCTGATGAACTTAATTGTAAACGCTCGTGATGCTATGCCGGATGGAGGTATTCTGAGTTTTACCGCCGAAAACCAATTTATTGATGAACATTACGCTCGCATTCATTTGGAAGCAAGTGTTGGACCTTACGTTGCGATCGCGGTGACTGATACAGGAATTGGGATGTCATCAGAAATTGCAGACAGAATATTCGAGCCTTTCTTTACTACAAAAGAGTTTGGCAAAGGAACAGGACTGGGTCTTTCAACCGTGAGGGGTATCATTAAAAGTCATAGTGGTTTTGTCACCGTAGATAGTAAGATCGGCGAAGGAACTGAGTTTAAGGTATTCTTGCCTGCAGTAGCAGTAACCGCAACCCCGCTTGTGGAAGATCTCGAATTACCAAAAGGAAATGGAGAATTAATTCTCGTTGTAGATGACGAAATCAATATTCTAGAGACCACCAAAATCTCATTGGAAGCTTACAATTACAAAGTGTTAACAGCTGGCAATGGGATTGACGCGATCGCGCTTTATGCCCAACACAAACATGAAATCAACTTGGTGTTAGTGGATATGATGATGCCATTGATGGATGGTGCAGTCACTATTCGCACAATACAAAAACTGAATTCAAATGCTGTGATTGTTGCTGTAAGCGGTTTATCTGGTGATAAATTAGCAGGGACTACTGGAGTGAAAGCATTTATTTCCAAGCCTTACCTGGCTGAAGAATTATTGCAGACTCTACATAGCGTTCTTTGTCATAAATCGAGTCTCTCGATTTCATACAAAAATTCTTATGATAGATCGCCGTAA
- a CDS encoding bifunctional 4-hydroxy-2-oxoglutarate aldolase/2-dehydro-3-deoxy-phosphogluconate aldolase: MSNQVWLSQLKEHKAIAVIRAPEISLGYQMALAVASEGVKLIEITWNSHRAAELIGQLRVQLPNCFIGTGTLLNIKHMQEAIGAGAQFLFTPHVDLVMIQAAVAVDVPIVPGALSPTEIVTAWASGASCVKVFPVEALGGVRYIKSLQGPLGHIPLIPTGGITLENAQEFLQAGAIAVGLSSQLFPKKFVEARNWQAIAQQARNLIQITSDQ; the protein is encoded by the coding sequence ATGTCCAATCAAGTTTGGCTATCACAACTAAAAGAACATAAAGCGATCGCAGTCATCCGTGCTCCAGAAATTTCATTGGGCTACCAAATGGCTTTAGCAGTAGCATCTGAGGGAGTCAAGTTAATTGAAATTACGTGGAATAGCCATCGTGCTGCTGAACTGATTGGTCAATTAAGAGTACAATTACCTAACTGCTTCATTGGCACTGGTACATTATTAAATATCAAGCATATGCAAGAAGCTATTGGAGCAGGAGCGCAGTTTCTCTTTACTCCTCACGTTGACTTAGTAATGATTCAAGCCGCTGTTGCTGTTGATGTCCCAATTGTACCGGGAGCGCTTTCTCCTACAGAAATCGTCACCGCTTGGGCTAGTGGCGCAAGTTGTGTCAAAGTGTTTCCTGTAGAAGCATTGGGAGGTGTTCGCTATATAAAAAGTTTGCAAGGTCCTTTAGGTCATATTCCCCTGATTCCAACAGGTGGCATTACTCTAGAAAATGCCCAGGAATTTTTACAAGCAGGTGCGATCGCTGTTGGTTTAAGCAGTCAATTATTTCCTAAAAAGTTTGTAGAGGCAAGGAATTGGCAGGCGATCGCCCAACAGGCAAGAAATTTGATACAAATAACCAGTGACCAGTGA
- the rsmA gene encoding 16S rRNA (adenine(1518)-N(6)/adenine(1519)-N(6))-dimethyltransferase RsmA, with protein sequence MVSKDFQKIAPRKSFAQHWLKSDKALNEIVRAAQLQNCDRVLEIGPGTGILTRRLLPEVQSLLAVEIDRDLCKRLVKELGNQENFLLLQGDFLELDLLPLLKSSPAFQNQNKVVANIPYNITGLIIEKLLGTIANPNPQPYDLIVLLVQKEVAERLTTKAGSKAFGALTVRVQYLAEAELICTVPAGAFYPPPKVDSAVVRLVPRKFEPQALDVRKLETLVKLGFGAKRKMLRNNLQSVIERDDLTTLLEELDVNPQVRAEELSVEQWVTLANKINLSST encoded by the coding sequence ATGGTTAGTAAAGACTTTCAAAAGATAGCACCGCGCAAGTCCTTTGCCCAGCATTGGCTAAAAAGCGATAAAGCCCTCAACGAAATCGTTCGGGCTGCACAACTACAAAATTGCGATCGCGTTTTGGAAATTGGTCCGGGAACAGGTATTCTCACTCGCCGCCTCTTACCAGAAGTACAATCCTTGTTAGCGGTTGAGATCGATCGCGACTTGTGCAAGCGCTTGGTTAAGGAGCTTGGAAATCAAGAAAATTTCTTACTCCTACAAGGGGATTTTCTTGAACTAGATTTACTACCCCTGCTGAAATCATCTCCGGCATTTCAAAACCAAAACAAAGTTGTTGCCAACATTCCCTACAATATTACAGGACTGATTATTGAGAAATTGCTGGGTACAATAGCCAACCCAAATCCTCAACCCTACGATTTAATTGTGCTGCTGGTACAAAAAGAAGTTGCAGAAAGACTGACAACAAAAGCAGGGTCAAAAGCTTTTGGAGCACTGACTGTCAGAGTCCAGTATTTGGCAGAAGCTGAGTTAATTTGTACGGTTCCGGCGGGAGCATTTTACCCACCACCAAAGGTAGATTCAGCCGTTGTACGCCTCGTTCCCCGTAAATTTGAACCACAAGCCTTGGATGTACGGAAGTTAGAAACACTCGTTAAGTTGGGCTTTGGGGCAAAACGCAAAATGTTACGAAATAATTTGCAATCAGTTATAGAACGCGATGACTTAACCACGTTGCTAGAAGAATTAGACGTAAATCCCCAAGTTCGAGCAGAAGAACTCAGTGTCGAACAATGGGTGACATTAGCAAATAAAATAAACTTGAGTTCGACGTAA
- a CDS encoding NblA/ycf18 family protein gives MNQSVELSLEQQFNLRIFEDSVRQMSREQAQNFLIELHEHMMLKDNMYKTLLKQDWGINADQMSV, from the coding sequence ATGAATCAGTCTGTGGAATTATCTCTAGAACAACAATTCAACCTAAGAATTTTTGAAGACTCTGTACGACAAATGTCCCGCGAACAAGCACAGAATTTTCTAATTGAGCTACACGAGCACATGATGCTTAAAGATAATATGTACAAGACTTTGCTAAAGCAAGATTGGGGAATTAATGCAGACCAAATGTCTGTGTAA
- a CDS encoding DUF2382 domain-containing protein, with product MPLYKIADFDPNYRDTFGGDDVKALDLYTEGGTKIGSVDDVLVDPDGRFRYLVIDTAYDFSSKKILLPIGLARIDYNAKRVFVDGLSKEQVQRLPEYRENLTVDYDYEEQVRKAYRPLSSTTNHNRDTYDYQQDSALYNLNNQKQETFRLYEERLIANKNRVKTGEVAVGKHIETETARVSVPIEKERVVIERVNPTDTGTAVNPSNLQFQEGEVARIEIYEETPDIHKEAFVREEVRVRKVVDRDTVEAQETIRREELDIRTEGDLLTNKSDINSSDRI from the coding sequence ATGCCTCTTTACAAGATTGCAGACTTCGATCCAAACTACAGAGATACTTTTGGCGGCGATGATGTTAAAGCTTTGGATCTCTATACCGAAGGTGGGACGAAAATTGGCTCTGTTGACGATGTGTTGGTAGATCCTGATGGTCGTTTTCGCTATCTCGTTATAGATACCGCATACGATTTTTCTAGCAAAAAGATTCTCTTACCAATTGGTCTTGCCCGTATTGATTATAATGCCAAGCGGGTTTTTGTAGATGGACTGAGCAAAGAGCAAGTACAACGTTTACCAGAATACAGAGAAAACTTGACGGTTGATTACGATTACGAAGAACAGGTGCGTAAGGCTTATCGTCCTCTATCTAGTACTACAAACCACAATCGCGATACCTACGACTACCAGCAAGACTCTGCGCTGTACAATTTAAACAACCAAAAGCAAGAAACATTCAGATTGTATGAAGAACGGTTAATTGCCAATAAGAACCGCGTTAAAACAGGCGAAGTTGCAGTTGGCAAACATATTGAAACTGAAACAGCAAGAGTTTCAGTACCCATTGAAAAAGAGCGAGTTGTAATTGAGCGTGTCAATCCTACAGATACAGGAACAGCAGTCAATCCTAGCAATTTACAGTTTCAGGAAGGAGAAGTTGCACGTATAGAAATCTACGAAGAAACACCTGATATTCATAAAGAAGCGTTTGTCCGCGAGGAAGTTCGAGTTAGAAAAGTTGTAGACCGAGACACTGTTGAAGCGCAAGAAACCATTCGTCGTGAAGAATTAGATATTCGGACTGAGGGAGATTTATTAACCAATAAATCGGATATAAATTCAAGCGATCGGATATAA
- a CDS encoding DUF2382 domain-containing protein codes for MNNTMPSIGNKNPSKIARISTMLESLRQKVHKFTVIDRQHQLVGEVKDLIIDVNRQISFVVGISQNFDENNQMFLLSSKLVEKIDSLTKSIFLKVKKNEIKYFLETTLDKESKVNTMEENLKKLEENPQDTSQILDKIVNTNDGDRTSVDEIVRLLGERVIIDRSKRKVGEVIVRKQIETRMVQVPVRSEKLIVEQVSPERKQLAEIDLRQGEISAELEFLEVDNAHQIDSYDGSLTVSGEFSSPKIASLLLNAIALERNHGCKAVRVTIVVEDEEHQQTYQEWFARTSKSSSKS; via the coding sequence ATGAATAATACAATGCCTAGTATAGGTAATAAAAATCCTAGCAAAATTGCCAGAATTAGTACTATGCTGGAAAGCTTGCGCCAAAAAGTACATAAATTTACCGTTATAGATAGGCAACATCAGCTAGTAGGTGAAGTAAAAGATTTAATTATTGATGTCAATCGTCAAATTAGTTTCGTTGTAGGTATATCTCAAAATTTTGACGAGAATAATCAAATGTTTTTACTAAGTAGTAAGTTAGTAGAAAAAATTGATTCTCTAACTAAATCAATTTTTTTAAAAGTAAAAAAAAATGAAATAAAATATTTTTTGGAAACCACCTTAGATAAAGAAAGCAAAGTAAATACAATGGAAGAAAATTTAAAAAAATTAGAAGAAAATCCACAAGATACTTCACAAATATTAGACAAGATAGTAAATACAAATGATGGTGATAGAACTTCTGTAGACGAGATAGTTCGTTTACTTGGAGAACGCGTAATCATAGATCGCAGCAAAAGAAAAGTTGGTGAAGTGATTGTTCGCAAGCAAATAGAAACCCGAATGGTACAAGTACCTGTTCGGAGTGAAAAATTAATTGTGGAACAAGTTAGCCCAGAGCGCAAACAGCTTGCAGAAATAGATTTGAGACAAGGGGAAATATCGGCAGAATTGGAATTTCTTGAAGTAGATAACGCTCACCAAATTGATAGTTATGATGGTAGTTTAACAGTCAGTGGTGAATTTAGTTCTCCTAAAATTGCCAGTTTACTTTTAAATGCGATCGCTCTCGAACGTAACCACGGCTGTAAAGCAGTCAGAGTCACTATCGTTGTGGAAGATGAAGAACACCAGCAAACCTATCAAGAGTGGTTTGCCCGCACGTCAAAAAGTTCGTCAAAAAGTTAA
- a CDS encoding low temperature requirement protein A: MKTWLQPPRLRIGAESEEENGHATWLELFYDLVFVVAVSQVAHNLSENISLSGFFGFVFLFMPIWWAWIGTTFYSNRFDIDDIGHRLLIGVQMIAIVALAVNIHHGLGESSNGFALSYAAGRVVLVIEYLRAARHIPLARPLATRYAQGFAIAAAFWLISVFIPVPLRFGFWALGLIVDFATPLSAKRLQLGLTHHVEHLPERFGLFTIIVLGEAIVAVVDGLSNQKWDGKSAIAAVFGFSIAFSLWWIYFENIGSSALRSVGATGRIGVYQIWLYGHLPLVIGLTATGVGVEHIVSSEPSVALPAPERVLLCGAVALCLLALALLHRTGVIRYCKVRSRFRLRSAVVLVVLAIAGTNLLPVVVIGLVAIVSAVQVVQDLYQSRPSVA, encoded by the coding sequence GTGAAAACCTGGTTGCAACCTCCTCGCCTACGCATTGGTGCAGAAAGCGAAGAAGAAAACGGTCACGCTACTTGGCTTGAACTTTTCTATGATTTAGTGTTTGTGGTAGCGGTTTCACAAGTCGCCCACAACCTTAGCGAAAATATCTCTCTATCAGGATTTTTCGGCTTTGTGTTTCTGTTTATGCCAATTTGGTGGGCATGGATTGGTACTACATTCTATTCCAACCGATTTGATATCGATGACATAGGTCATCGGTTGCTGATTGGTGTGCAAATGATCGCGATCGTCGCCTTAGCGGTGAACATACACCACGGCTTGGGCGAAAGTTCAAATGGCTTTGCCCTTTCCTATGCTGCTGGGAGGGTCGTGCTTGTCATCGAATATCTGCGTGCTGCAAGGCATATTCCCCTAGCGCGTCCACTGGCAACTCGTTACGCACAGGGTTTTGCGATCGCAGCCGCCTTCTGGCTGATATCAGTATTTATACCTGTTCCATTGCGTTTCGGCTTTTGGGCGTTGGGATTAATCGTGGATTTCGCTACGCCGCTCAGTGCAAAACGCTTGCAGCTAGGGTTAACCCACCACGTCGAACACTTACCGGAGCGTTTCGGGCTGTTTACCATTATTGTCCTGGGCGAGGCGATCGTAGCGGTGGTCGATGGTCTTTCCAATCAGAAATGGGATGGTAAGAGCGCGATTGCCGCAGTATTCGGCTTTAGCATCGCTTTTAGCTTGTGGTGGATCTATTTTGAGAACATCGGTAGCTCAGCTTTACGGTCTGTCGGTGCAACTGGTCGAATCGGGGTTTATCAAATCTGGCTTTACGGGCATTTACCGCTGGTTATTGGACTTACTGCTACCGGAGTTGGCGTGGAACACATTGTATCCAGTGAGCCTAGTGTAGCGCTGCCTGCTCCAGAGCGTGTGCTTCTTTGTGGCGCAGTAGCCCTGTGCTTGCTGGCTTTAGCTCTTCTGCATCGTACTGGGGTTATACGCTACTGCAAAGTCCGTTCTAGGTTTCGCCTTCGCTCTGCGGTTGTCCTTGTTGTACTTGCCATAGCTGGCACAAATTTGTTGCCCGTTGTGGTAATCGGGCTTGTAGCTATAGTCTCTGCTGTCCAAGTCGTTCAAGATTTGTATCAAAGCCGTCCCTCAGTCGCTTGA
- a CDS encoding EthD domain-containing protein translates to MKTISQKTTKVNYASRDRNGKVVFYVLLWKRKGITLQMFDDYWRNVHGPVCARLPGQYQYWQFHLAHNEGGMWPTLDGIDYNCPESDQFDGIAELTFATVIDRQTWFNAAAILMDDEYNIFSKAIGYNTSPGNSQTYIDGISTGDPNGELGILKFHVMVKKTDGVSVVAFRKYMTDNFAPAIVKSDSVLKFRLHLFEEVDNSRPDAPGVIHVEPLEKQYQAAFEIAFSSPLDMANFFASPEYTSTVNSQPKYIKQINTFPERTAYTFVYNGQMTLTGQRSSTVAELITNIGAINQLKENITSLMLGYQQ, encoded by the coding sequence ATGAAAACCATCAGCCAGAAAACAACAAAAGTCAACTATGCATCTCGCGATCGTAATGGAAAAGTAGTCTTTTACGTTCTTCTGTGGAAAAGAAAAGGTATTACCTTACAGATGTTTGATGACTACTGGCGCAATGTACATGGACCAGTCTGTGCTAGATTGCCAGGTCAATACCAATACTGGCAATTCCACCTAGCTCATAATGAAGGCGGTATGTGGCCCACTCTAGATGGCATAGATTATAACTGCCCAGAATCAGACCAGTTCGATGGCATTGCCGAATTAACCTTTGCAACAGTTATTGACCGTCAGACTTGGTTCAATGCCGCAGCCATTCTGATGGATGACGAATACAACATCTTCAGCAAAGCAATTGGATACAATACCAGTCCTGGCAATTCTCAAACTTATATAGATGGTATCTCCACAGGTGACCCCAACGGAGAGTTAGGAATTTTAAAGTTTCATGTCATGGTCAAAAAAACAGATGGCGTGAGTGTGGTAGCTTTTCGCAAATACATGACAGACAACTTTGCTCCTGCTATTGTCAAGAGTGATTCAGTTCTCAAGTTCCGACTGCATCTGTTTGAAGAAGTAGACAATTCCAGACCAGATGCACCGGGGGTTATTCATGTTGAACCTTTAGAGAAGCAATATCAGGCTGCTTTTGAAATTGCCTTCTCTAGTCCCTTGGATATGGCTAACTTCTTTGCTTCTCCTGAGTACACCTCAACAGTCAATTCACAGCCGAAGTACATCAAGCAAATTAACACATTTCCCGAAAGAACAGCTTACACCTTTGTTTACAACGGTCAGATGACCCTGACGGGTCAACGAAGTTCCACGGTCGCGGAACTGATTACAAATATTGGTGCAATCAATCAATTGAAGGAGAATATCACTTCTCTTATGCTTGGCTATCAGCAATAA
- a CDS encoding DUF2382 domain-containing protein has product MPLYKISDFDPNYKDTFDGDDIKGMSVYEEASDQKIGTVSDVLVEDEGRFRYLVLDLGFWIFGKKVLLPIGRTRIDYNTNRVYAVGMTREQADNLPEFNERDTVDYDYEERVRNVYRNPVNTNRPVEASAPLETSTPLEASAPLDANYAAASAINQPVTTANTPRYDRDTYRYDTEPSLYETNDRDHQTLRLYEERLIANKRRIKSGEVSIGKHIETETARVAVPVEKERVVVERVTPTDAGRAVTPGEANFREGEVARMEIYEETPDIRKETVVREEVRVRKVVDRDTVEEQDTIRREELDVNAPGLPIDER; this is encoded by the coding sequence ATGCCTCTTTATAAAATATCTGATTTCGATCCAAATTATAAAGACACATTTGATGGCGATGACATCAAAGGAATGAGTGTCTATGAAGAAGCAAGCGACCAGAAAATTGGTACAGTTAGCGATGTTTTAGTTGAAGATGAAGGTCGTTTTCGCTATTTAGTTCTTGACTTAGGTTTTTGGATTTTTGGTAAGAAAGTACTGCTTCCTATTGGTCGTACTCGCATTGATTACAATACAAATCGTGTCTATGCAGTTGGAATGACTAGAGAGCAAGCAGATAATTTGCCAGAGTTCAACGAACGTGACACTGTTGACTACGATTATGAAGAGCGTGTACGCAACGTTTATCGTAATCCTGTAAATACTAATAGACCTGTAGAAGCATCTGCTCCTCTGGAAACATCCACTCCTTTAGAAGCATCTGCTCCACTAGATGCTAATTATGCGGCTGCATCTGCAATCAATCAGCCTGTAACTACAGCTAATACCCCCAGATACGATCGCGATACATACCGTTACGACACTGAACCATCTTTGTACGAGACAAACGATCGCGATCATCAAACTCTGAGACTGTACGAAGAACGATTAATTGCTAATAAAAGACGTATCAAATCTGGTGAAGTATCTATTGGCAAGCACATCGAAACTGAAACAGCAAGAGTTGCAGTTCCAGTAGAGAAAGAAAGAGTGGTTGTTGAGCGAGTGACTCCAACAGATGCAGGTAGAGCGGTTACTCCTGGCGAAGCTAACTTCCGTGAAGGAGAAGTGGCTCGTATGGAAATCTACGAAGAAACTCCTGACATCCGCAAGGAAACTGTTGTACGTGAAGAAGTCAGAGTTAGAAAAGTTGTAGACCGCGATACTGTAGAAGAACAAGATACAATTCGTCGCGAAGAATTAGATGTTAACGCTCCTGGTCTCCCAATTGACGAGCGCTAA
- a CDS encoding serine hydrolase, with product MKLHWFVLNLTTIVLLCSPAKATLSQSTYSNQSRAIAQGKYSNSIAGNNYSKELTNLPEIEFIAPKSETNSVNLGDRASFAEIVPLGKEMSTLNSQIRALMERYSFLLPGMFFLDLQTGDYLNINGDKAFPAASTIKFPILIALFQEIEAGRVRLDEPVVMRQDLVAGGSGDMQSKSVGSRFTILQTATKMMTISDNTATNMIIDRLGGKAVLNQRFHSWGLQNTTIRNLLADVNGTNTTSAKDLVKLSALVTNNQLINDTSRSQVLEMMRHCHNQSMLPSGLGSGAIIAHKTGTLRFVLGDAGIIQTPSGKIYLAGILVRRPNHDSRATEFIRRVSQFVYEYESHSQVTSLP from the coding sequence ACTGGTTCGTATTAAACCTCACCACTATTGTATTGCTATGTTCTCCAGCAAAAGCAACTCTATCACAATCTACGTATAGTAACCAATCAAGAGCGATCGCTCAGGGTAAATACTCTAATAGCATTGCAGGTAATAATTATTCAAAAGAATTAACTAATTTACCGGAAATTGAATTTATTGCCCCAAAATCTGAAACTAATTCTGTAAATCTAGGCGATCGCGCTTCATTTGCAGAAATTGTTCCTTTAGGCAAAGAAATGTCAACGCTCAATTCTCAAATTCGAGCTTTAATGGAGCGTTACAGTTTTCTCCTCCCAGGAATGTTTTTCTTAGATTTACAAACTGGTGATTATTTGAATATTAATGGAGACAAAGCATTTCCAGCAGCTAGCACCATTAAATTCCCAATTTTGATAGCGTTATTTCAGGAAATAGAAGCTGGTAGAGTGCGTCTTGATGAACCTGTGGTTATGCGACAGGACTTAGTTGCTGGTGGTTCCGGAGATATGCAAAGTAAATCTGTTGGTAGTCGATTTACCATCTTGCAAACTGCAACTAAGATGATGACTATCAGTGATAATACCGCCACAAATATGATTATTGACCGTTTGGGTGGTAAGGCGGTACTAAATCAGCGTTTTCACAGTTGGGGATTGCAAAATACTACAATTCGCAATCTTCTAGCAGACGTTAACGGTACTAATACCACCAGTGCAAAAGACTTAGTGAAATTGTCTGCCCTAGTTACCAACAATCAATTAATCAATGACACCAGTCGTTCTCAAGTTTTGGAGATGATGCGTCATTGCCACAACCAAAGTATGCTTCCATCTGGTTTGGGTTCTGGTGCTATCATTGCCCACAAAACTGGAACGCTGAGATTTGTGCTTGGAGATGCAGGGATTATTCAGACACCAAGTGGAAAAATATACTTAGCAGGTATTTTGGTCAGAAGACCCAATCATGACTCCAGAGCAACAGAGTTTATTCGTCGAGTTTCCCAATTTGTGTATGAATACGAAAGTCATTCACAAGTAACAAGTTTGCCATAA
- a CDS encoding S66 peptidase family protein, giving the protein MIDRRNFLIGLAASSSVLASPLKLGRAASQPLLKPKRLQPGSVVGIVSPAGATFVREQLNIVIDAVKALGLVPRLAPHVLERYGYLAGKDKDRAADINQFFGDPSVAAILPIRGGWGCSRMLPYLDYDRIRKNPKIVVGFSDITSLILGLNAKTNLVTFHGPNGLSSWRTTQTECFRRVLFNGETVTFKNEKDGGDSDRLMQVKYRVQTISSGKAKGKLIGGNLSVLSAIVGSPYLPNLNGAILFLEDLNENVYRIDRMMTQLKIAGLFDKLAGFVFGQCSDCLPDADYGSLTFEEVLWDHIKPLGIPAWSGAAIGHLENVLTLPLGLDVEIDADAGTIRMLEPAVQ; this is encoded by the coding sequence ATGATAGATCGCCGTAACTTTCTGATTGGACTAGCTGCGAGTTCTTCTGTATTAGCCTCTCCGTTAAAGTTGGGGAGAGCAGCTAGTCAACCACTGTTAAAACCCAAACGCTTGCAACCCGGATCTGTCGTGGGAATAGTCAGCCCTGCTGGTGCTACATTTGTTCGCGAACAACTTAATATTGTTATAGATGCAGTCAAAGCTTTAGGATTAGTTCCCCGACTCGCACCTCATGTTCTAGAACGGTATGGTTATTTAGCAGGTAAAGACAAAGACCGTGCTGCTGACATCAATCAATTTTTTGGCGATCCTTCTGTAGCAGCTATTTTGCCAATTCGTGGTGGGTGGGGATGCAGCCGGATGTTGCCTTATCTGGATTACGATCGCATTCGCAAAAATCCCAAAATTGTCGTGGGTTTTAGTGATATCACATCATTAATTCTGGGCTTGAATGCGAAAACTAATCTTGTGACATTTCACGGTCCCAACGGGCTAAGTTCTTGGAGAACGACTCAAACAGAATGTTTTCGTCGCGTTTTGTTTAATGGTGAAACTGTCACCTTTAAAAATGAAAAAGACGGCGGTGATTCTGACCGATTGATGCAGGTTAAGTACCGAGTCCAAACTATATCTTCTGGTAAAGCTAAAGGCAAGCTAATTGGAGGTAATCTTTCAGTTTTGTCAGCGATTGTAGGCTCTCCTTACTTACCAAATCTCAATGGTGCTATTTTATTTTTAGAGGATTTGAACGAAAATGTATACCGTATAGATCGGATGATGACTCAGTTAAAAATAGCAGGTTTATTTGATAAACTGGCGGGTTTTGTTTTTGGGCAATGTTCCGATTGTTTGCCTGATGCTGACTATGGCTCTTTGACCTTTGAAGAGGTTTTATGGGATCATATTAAACCTTTAGGCATTCCTGCATGGTCAGGTGCTGCGATCGGGCATCTTGAAAATGTGCTGACATTACCTCTTGGTTTAGATGTGGAAATAGATGCTGATGCTGGAACAATTCGGATGCTGGAACCTGCGGTACAGTGA